The Pseudomonadota bacterium genome has a window encoding:
- a CDS encoding prohibitin family protein, whose product MKRIFTMTIAIIMLLSIQGCIFYSTGETEVGVRTRKLALFGEKGVDPKVYEPGSKYVFLPLINDWHTFDTKLQNLEFTYHRGRGDRSTRDDLLFKTIDGNDISLDVIIVYKIDRAKAYLILQNVARNDKELRDKIVRTITRSKPRDIFGELKTEEFYVSALREGQAKKAKEVLQSMLEPMGIIIEKVLTKDYRFNPKYQKAIEDKKVADQQVERNKSAQHAATEEYKRKLEEVRGEVNKIVADVDGEYLKAKIQVDVYYEKQMLLAEAIKAEGIAEAKGIKEMNDALSSIGGEALVKLEIAEALQGKKIVLLPVSEGGMNLKTTDINALLNTMGVKSLSNTGEKNNSVFIKDQNNKGKKQ is encoded by the coding sequence ATGAAACGAATCTTCACAATGACCATAGCAATTATCATGTTACTTTCCATTCAAGGATGTATTTTTTATTCCACCGGTGAGACAGAGGTGGGGGTTAGAACAAGAAAACTTGCTTTATTCGGAGAAAAAGGGGTTGACCCAAAAGTATATGAGCCCGGATCAAAATATGTGTTCCTGCCTTTAATCAATGATTGGCACACCTTTGATACTAAACTTCAGAATTTAGAATTTACTTATCACCGGGGAAGGGGCGACAGAAGTACCAGGGATGATCTTTTGTTTAAAACCATAGATGGCAATGACATCAGTCTGGATGTGATTATCGTTTACAAAATAGACCGGGCCAAAGCATATCTGATACTCCAGAATGTGGCTCGGAATGATAAAGAGCTTCGCGACAAAATTGTCAGAACCATCACACGTAGTAAGCCCAGAGACATATTCGGAGAATTAAAAACTGAGGAATTCTATGTATCCGCTCTGCGAGAGGGGCAGGCAAAAAAAGCCAAAGAAGTACTCCAGTCAATGCTTGAGCCAATGGGGATTATCATAGAAAAGGTTCTTACAAAGGATTATCGTTTTAATCCAAAATACCAGAAAGCAATTGAAGACAAAAAGGTGGCAGACCAGCAAGTTGAAAGGAACAAGTCAGCGCAGCATGCAGCCACTGAGGAATATAAACGAAAACTGGAGGAAGTAAGAGGTGAAGTAAACAAGATTGTTGCAGATGTTGACGGTGAATACCTGAAGGCCAAGATCCAGGTAGATGTCTATTATGAGAAACAAATGTTGCTTGCTGAAGCAATCAAAGCCGAAGGAATAGCCGAAGCAAAAGGTATCAAGGAAATGAATGACGCCCTGAGCAGTATTGGCGGTGAAGCCTTGGTAAAGCTTGAGATTGCCGAAGCTCTGCAAGGTAAAAAAATTGTTCTGCTTCCGGTTTCGGAAGGTGGGATGAATCTTAAAACCACAGACATAAATGCCCTCTTAAACACCATGGGAGTTAAAAGCCTTTCAAATACAGGAGAAAAAAATAACAGTGTATTTATTAAAGATCAAAATAACAAAGGTAAAAAGCAATAA